In Verrucomicrobiia bacterium, a single genomic region encodes these proteins:
- a CDS encoding immunoglobulin domain-containing protein — translation MRHRFLTLSLLLGSALFCFNHRSEAGTNLLTTSVQASGANWTAAIWKTNNGSGVGTGTAVAPVAGNTYTTVSNGISIGNGLNNTRIRCPAVSGQVTTFPGDLLTLNTNTELRTKQSASGNSALANTLNFPGVGTNGVPGLILNGGMINGGDDGTETFAGRIQVAAQSYISDGANGGGGGISPNRSFNISGVLSGTGNMVIINCSTTFVQQISGNSNTYSGQWILQCGWLQGSGSNSLGTNSITVDPNYTGYLTDMPSAASPNGPTRFEPNYDLNSAGVLTLVNGGIMRLHQNVIFSAVNIESTPLTAGTHFYSELAANFPGNFETGGSGSITVQPYGPPPALAPTIATQPVSEELLPGNTATFSAVITGHPPFTFQWLKNSGALSDVGNISGSATNTLTVSNISTTDNGNYQLIITSAGGSVTSSVANLTVVMPRGEAVESAVLAAGPVDFYEFNETNDPSTGNALAFDIVGGKSGVYGVNSQNGFGGITGATAADGFPGFTTNDFAAQFDLATANSHVSVPNGWNLNTNVLTITAWLNPNGPQDPIEGLVLCRGGNTVAGLNYAANLDANNSATLGYTWDNEYETYSWNSGIEVPSGQWSFVALVVTPTNATLHMMNANGLVSATHTYAHVNQNFNNPLLIGDDSNSSTGARAFSGKMDDVAVFNGALTKSQLTGIFYAGSGVTSYAPIIATQPVSTNMYVGQTAIFSVTAGGSDPLTYQWQSDTAGNGIYNNISNGGRFSGAGTATLTIQNIGMGDANNYQVIVSNSVNAATSSAANLGVQATSPAVNITMTVQEASGADWDTTGQWSDGNPASLSSASEPGSTYELLAGSRLRSPANPRTATFPGVSLKVDGNGIWINNPGAGTAQAEFRFKQPIPGTVIIPKLIMNGGQLDTGNPGAAQVQGEIDISANTNAPIYNDDPSDRGYEIDSYLTGNGGTSIEYHGYNQTAFQSNYTNDLDIACATNAYSGKWNIVIGMLLGSGTNSLGTNDINISTNGAFETLYDVSNSTGNLFLSGQMYLHQNDTFKSLFINGAPLAVGTYSFAQLNTTYPTNFPATWIGHYGATTITNGSGSITVLVQPAPQISQQPTPASIQVYPGQPFQISAAAQGNLPLGYRWRQNGNFLADNSNISGSQTPGLNVAATVATNGGNYDVVVTNSVGSVTSSIVVVTVLPTGPATNLTLDFGGTPVQQPQGSDWNTPTNWSDGNPASVSAFSNPGSTYEVVPGARLRNPATNLVSTFPGGLLTIDGDGVFVNGPGVGATTAELRFKHPAVANINFPKLVMNGGQIDNGDNGTAIVGGEMDILASTAIYTDSTAGVDRPIQIDSFLTGTGTITYQAFDATFQGNLNVTCSSNTYSGQWNVLQGVLLGSGANSLGTNSITLANTAALETTYDIHSPSADLVVNGQVFLHQNDTFNTLTVNGVSVASGTYTFAQLNTAYPTNFPAAWPLQLGSAVNAGSGSITVVGSQGGSGGTPMPIGFTTSAGSLTLNWSQGTLQETTNFIGSGTVWTDVPGAMSPLMVVPNDPQHYYRVRP, via the coding sequence ATGCGCCATCGTTTCCTGACTCTATCATTACTACTCGGCTCCGCACTCTTTTGCTTTAACCATCGCAGTGAGGCTGGCACCAACCTGCTTACCACCTCCGTCCAGGCGAGCGGCGCAAATTGGACGGCGGCGATTTGGAAGACGAATAACGGCAGCGGCGTCGGTACGGGCACGGCTGTGGCGCCGGTGGCGGGCAATACTTATACTACGGTTTCGAACGGCATCTCGATCGGCAATGGTTTGAACAACACCCGCATTCGTTGTCCAGCGGTGAGCGGGCAGGTGACAACTTTTCCGGGCGATTTGCTGACGCTGAATACGAACACAGAATTGCGCACCAAGCAATCGGCCAGCGGTAATTCGGCGCTGGCGAATACATTGAATTTCCCAGGAGTGGGGACTAACGGCGTGCCTGGGCTTATTCTGAATGGCGGCATGATAAACGGCGGTGACGACGGCACGGAAACATTTGCGGGCAGGATTCAAGTCGCGGCGCAGTCGTATATTTCCGACGGCGCCAACGGCGGTGGCGGCGGCATTTCGCCCAATCGCAGTTTTAACATCAGCGGCGTACTTTCCGGCACTGGAAATATGGTGATCATCAACTGCAGCACCACTTTCGTGCAGCAGATTTCCGGGAATTCGAACACTTATTCCGGCCAATGGATTTTGCAGTGCGGCTGGTTGCAGGGGTCAGGCTCTAATTCACTTGGAACCAATAGCATCACGGTGGATCCGAACTATACGGGTTACCTGACTGATATGCCGAGCGCCGCTTCCCCGAACGGCCCCACGCGTTTTGAACCGAATTACGATCTTAACAGCGCGGGCGTGCTGACGCTGGTCAACGGCGGCATCATGCGGCTGCACCAGAATGTTATTTTCAGCGCGGTCAATATCGAGTCAACTCCGCTGACTGCGGGAACCCATTTTTACAGCGAGCTGGCCGCCAACTTCCCGGGAAATTTTGAGACCGGCGGTTCGGGCAGTATCACGGTGCAGCCTTACGGGCCGCCTCCGGCATTGGCTCCCACCATCGCCACGCAGCCGGTTTCCGAGGAGCTTTTACCCGGCAATACCGCAACCTTTTCCGCGGTGATCACGGGGCATCCGCCATTTACGTTTCAATGGCTCAAGAATAGTGGAGCGCTTAGTGACGTCGGGAACATCTCCGGTTCCGCGACGAATACTCTGACGGTCAGCAATATCTCAACGACCGATAATGGCAATTACCAACTCATCATCACCTCGGCGGGAGGTTCGGTCACGAGCAGTGTGGCTAATCTCACCGTGGTAATGCCACGTGGCGAGGCGGTGGAATCGGCGGTGCTCGCGGCCGGCCCAGTTGATTTTTATGAATTCAATGAGACCAACGATCCCAGCACCGGGAACGCGCTGGCTTTTGACATCGTGGGCGGCAAATCCGGCGTTTATGGCGTGAATTCGCAAAATGGTTTTGGCGGCATCACCGGGGCGACTGCGGCGGATGGATTTCCGGGTTTTACGACGAATGATTTCGCGGCGCAGTTTGATCTGGCAACTGCGAACTCGCATGTGAGTGTTCCCAATGGTTGGAATTTGAATACAAATGTTCTCACCATCACCGCGTGGTTGAATCCAAATGGTCCGCAGGACCCGATTGAGGGATTGGTTTTATGCCGGGGTGGAAACACGGTGGCGGGGTTGAATTATGCCGCCAACCTGGATGCTAATAACAGCGCAACGCTGGGATATACGTGGGACAACGAGTATGAGACTTACAGTTGGAATTCGGGCATTGAAGTTCCTTCTGGACAATGGTCGTTCGTGGCATTGGTAGTGACGCCGACGAACGCGACGCTTCACATGATGAATGCCAATGGATTGGTGTCGGCGACACACACTTACGCTCATGTGAATCAGAATTTCAATAATCCGCTCCTGATCGGTGATGACAGCAACAGTTCAACGGGAGCGCGGGCCTTCAGTGGCAAGATGGATGATGTGGCGGTCTTCAACGGCGCCCTTACCAAGAGCCAGTTGACTGGAATTTTTTATGCTGGATCCGGCGTGACGAGCTATGCGCCGATCATCGCTACGCAGCCGGTCTCAACGAATATGTATGTGGGACAGACTGCAATATTCTCGGTGACGGCGGGTGGTTCCGATCCGTTGACTTATCAATGGCAGAGCGATACGGCTGGTAATGGCATCTATAATAATATCAGCAATGGTGGGCGCTTCTCCGGCGCGGGCACGGCGACTTTGACAATCCAAAACATCGGCATGGGTGACGCTAATAATTACCAAGTCATCGTCTCGAATTCAGTCAACGCCGCGACGAGCAGTGCGGCGAACTTGGGAGTGCAGGCGACCAGTCCGGCGGTCAATATCACCATGACCGTGCAGGAAGCTTCGGGCGCGGACTGGGACACTACCGGCCAGTGGAGCGATGGCAATCCGGCATCACTGTCTTCCGCCAGCGAGCCGGGGAGCACTTACGAGCTTTTAGCAGGTTCACGGTTGCGCAGCCCGGCAAATCCGCGCACGGCGACTTTCCCGGGTGTTTCGCTGAAAGTGGATGGCAATGGTATTTGGATCAACAATCCTGGCGCGGGCACGGCACAAGCGGAATTCCGTTTCAAGCAGCCGATTCCCGGCACGGTGATCATTCCCAAATTGATCATGAACGGCGGCCAGCTTGACACGGGAAATCCCGGGGCCGCGCAAGTTCAGGGAGAGATAGACATTAGCGCCAACACCAACGCGCCGATCTATAACGACGATCCCAGCGATCGCGGTTATGAGATTGATTCCTACCTGACCGGCAATGGCGGCACCAGCATCGAATACCACGGCTACAATCAGACGGCCTTTCAATCGAATTATACCAATGACCTGGACATCGCCTGCGCGACCAATGCCTATTCGGGCAAATGGAATATCGTGATCGGCATGTTGCTGGGGTCGGGCACAAATTCGCTGGGAACGAACGATATTAATATCAGCACCAACGGAGCATTTGAAACATTGTATGACGTCAGCAATAGCACCGGGAACCTGTTCCTCAGCGGCCAGATGTATCTGCATCAAAACGACACCTTCAAAAGCCTCTTTATAAATGGCGCTCCACTGGCAGTCGGCACTTATTCGTTTGCGCAACTCAACACGACGTATCCGACGAATTTCCCGGCGACGTGGATTGGGCATTATGGCGCGACTACCATCACTAATGGTTCCGGCAGTATTACGGTGCTGGTGCAGCCGGCTCCGCAAATATCGCAACAACCCACGCCAGCATCCATCCAGGTTTATCCCGGCCAGCCGTTTCAAATCAGCGCGGCAGCCCAAGGCAATTTGCCTTTGGGTTATCGCTGGCGTCAGAACGGAAATTTCCTGGCAGACAACAGCAACATTTCCGGTTCGCAGACGCCGGGGTTGAATGTCGCCGCGACGGTGGCAACCAACGGCGGCAATTACGATGTAGTTGTGACGAATTCAGTTGGTTCAGTGACGAGTTCGATAGTTGTGGTCACCGTTCTGCCGACCGGCCCGGCGACAAACCTGACGCTCGACTTCGGTGGCACTCCGGTTCAACAGCCGCAAGGTTCGGATTGGAACACTCCGACGAACTGGAGCGACGGCAATCCGGCTTCGGTCTCAGCGTTCTCGAACCCGGGCAGCACGTATGAAGTTGTGCCCGGAGCGCGTCTGCGCAATCCCGCGACAAACCTGGTATCCACATTCCCCGGTGGTCTGCTGACCATTGACGGTGATGGCGTATTTGTCAATGGACCGGGAGTGGGAGCAACAACGGCTGAACTTCGTTTCAAGCATCCGGCGGTGGCCAACATTAACTTCCCGAAACTGGTCATGAACGGCGGCCAGATTGATAACGGGGATAACGGCACAGCCATTGTCGGTGGTGAAATGGATATTCTGGCCAGCACGGCAATTTATACGGATTCGACCGCAGGGGTGGATCGCCCGATTCAAATTGATTCATTCCTGACCGGAACGGGAACCATTACGTATCAGGCGTTCGACGCCACGTTCCAAGGAAACCTTAACGTCACCTGCAGCTCGAACACCTATTCGGGTCAATGGAATGTGTTGCAAGGTGTGTTGCTGGGCAGCGGGGCGAATTCGCTCGGCACCAACTCCATTACCCTGGCCAACACCGCCGCGCTGGAGACGACTTATGATATTCATAGTCCCAGCGCGGACCTCGTGGTCAACGGGCAGGTATTCCTGCATCAAAATGACACCTTCAATACGCTGACAGTTAATGGCGTGAGCGTGGCGTCCGGAACTTACACGTTTGCCCAACTGAACACCGCTTATCCCACGAACTTCCCCGCTGCCTGGCCGTTGCAGTTGGGTTCGGCGGTTAATGCGGGTTCGGGCAGCATTACGGTGGTGGGATCGCAAGGCGGATCCGGCGGCACGCCGATGCCGATTGGATTCACGACTTCTGCGGGAAGCCTGACGTTGAATTGGTCGCAAGGCACGTTGCAGGAAACCACCAATTTCATCGGGTCAGGTACCGTGTGGACGGACGTTCCCGGTGCCATGTCTCCGTTGATGGTCGTGCCCAACGATCCTCAGCACTACTATCGCGTCAGACCGTAA